Proteins encoded by one window of Pseudanabaena sp. BC1403:
- a CDS encoding hybrid sensor histidine kinase/response regulator produces the protein MGNKQVVLVVDDEPANFDVIEILLFKEGYELHHQDNGADAIASLATIKPDLILLDVMMPDMDGIEVCQQLKNDRQWQHIPIIFVTALSDKEDLARCLDAGADDFISKPINSNELRARVRSMLRIKSQYDRIQETMMLREEMMQTIVHDLRNPLIGIMLGCDSLKVLEMPDRARKRIDQIGKTIEQMRFLIDDILTIGRIEANKLILNRTKFDINEIAKLAIAEFETLTTSKQIQILGEFASEPAYTFGDKYLIRRVLNNLLDNAIKFSPQQSSIILRVECLPKNPDRQDLIKIEVIDCGVGISSEQKQVIFEKYEVGNIVLGISQIGLGLSFCKMMIEAHKGVISVTSNQPKGAIFTILLDREHIS, from the coding sequence ATGGGAAATAAACAAGTCGTTTTGGTCGTAGATGATGAGCCAGCTAATTTTGATGTAATCGAAATTTTGCTTTTTAAAGAGGGCTATGAGCTTCATCATCAAGACAATGGGGCAGATGCGATCGCCTCTCTTGCCACCATTAAGCCTGACCTTATTTTATTAGATGTGATGATGCCAGACATGGATGGTATTGAGGTGTGCCAGCAACTTAAAAATGATCGTCAATGGCAGCATATCCCGATTATTTTCGTCACTGCCCTATCGGACAAAGAAGATCTTGCCCGTTGTCTGGATGCTGGAGCCGATGATTTTATTAGCAAGCCAATTAACAGCAACGAACTCCGCGCCCGTGTGCGATCGATGTTGCGGATCAAGTCGCAATACGATCGCATTCAAGAGACGATGATGTTGCGTGAAGAAATGATGCAAACTATAGTTCACGATCTTCGCAATCCTTTGATTGGGATCATGTTGGGCTGTGATTCTCTCAAAGTATTAGAGATGCCTGATCGTGCCAGAAAGAGAATTGACCAAATTGGCAAAACAATCGAGCAAATGCGTTTTCTTATTGATGATATTTTGACCATCGGTAGGATCGAAGCTAATAAACTGATTCTCAATCGCACTAAGTTCGATATAAATGAAATAGCAAAATTAGCGATCGCTGAGTTTGAGACTCTCACCACCAGTAAACAAATTCAAATTTTAGGTGAATTTGCCTCGGAACCAGCTTATACATTTGGTGATAAGTATTTAATTCGCCGTGTGTTAAATAATTTACTTGATAATGCGATCAAATTTTCTCCGCAGCAGAGTTCTATTATTCTCAGGGTTGAATGTTTGCCCAAAAATCCTGATCGCCAAGATTTAATCAAGATTGAAGTAATTGATTGTGGTGTGGGCATAAGCTCTGAGCAAAAACAGGTGATCTTTGAAAAGTATGAAGTTGGCAATATTGTGCTGGGTATCTCTCAAATTGGCTTAGGGCTTTCTTTCTGTAAAATGATGATTGAAGCTCATAAAGGGGTTATCTCAGTAACCAGTAATCAACCGAAAGGTGCAATTTTTACAATTTTGTTGGATCGTGAGCATATTAGCTAA